One region of Limnospira fusiformis SAG 85.79 genomic DNA includes:
- a CDS encoding pentapeptide repeat-containing protein: MDATELISRYAEGERNFKGISLRGIILTTRNHPESSSISTIGVGASQINNRAQLIGADFSEADLSGAHLSLANLSKVNLSGAIAQDRTLRTYNGEDEITKKTKNASPL, from the coding sequence ATGGATGCCACAGAACTTATCAGTCGATATGCAGAAGGAGAGAGAAACTTTAAAGGAATTAGCCTGCGTGGCATTATCCTCACCACCAGGAACCATCCCGAAAGTAGTAGTATCTCTACCATCGGCGTAGGAGCCTCACAGATCAATAACAGAGCACAACTGATTGGGGCTGATTTTAGTGAAGCCGATCTCAGCGGCGCTCATCTCAGTTTAGCAAATCTAAGTAAAGTCAACCTCAGTGGAGCTATAGCACAAGACAGAACACTTAGGACGTATAATGGAGAGGACGAGATAACTAAGAAGACCAAAAATGCCAGCCCCCTATAG
- a CDS encoding V4R domain-containing protein: MIEIDELLRQTQLPGNYFAFNSYVRGDLELGLLENRRGDRILALPDTLVRAIYKGLEQETGQAARLVLFNCGRWWGKHFYVRFCEEIAEYYHQPLGSMEMIQFTQCLQQCWKTHGWGTLEIDGSYNQQGFLLIKTTHSPFSLGAPEWKRPVCYLEAGLLSIFFSQLTGRDLHCVQTTCQSLGADYNCFIVGLSDRLKGAEAMVDENQDHDTILRQLCQQKSG; the protein is encoded by the coding sequence ATGATCGAAATTGATGAACTGCTTAGACAAACTCAACTCCCCGGTAACTACTTCGCATTCAATAGTTACGTTAGGGGTGATTTAGAACTGGGTTTATTAGAAAATCGGCGCGGCGATCGCATTTTAGCCCTACCGGATACCCTAGTCAGAGCGATTTATAAGGGCTTAGAACAAGAAACAGGTCAAGCCGCCCGTCTGGTACTATTTAACTGTGGTCGCTGGTGGGGGAAACACTTTTACGTTAGATTTTGCGAAGAAATCGCCGAATATTACCATCAGCCCCTGGGCAGTATGGAAATGATACAATTTACTCAATGCTTACAACAATGTTGGAAAACTCACGGTTGGGGAACTTTAGAAATAGATGGATCTTATAATCAACAAGGATTTCTGTTGATTAAGACAACTCACTCCCCCTTTAGCCTGGGGGCTCCTGAATGGAAACGGCCGGTTTGCTACCTAGAGGCGGGGTTATTGAGCATATTTTTTAGCCAGTTAACTGGCCGTGATTTGCATTGTGTGCAAACGACTTGTCAATCCCTAGGGGCAGATTATAACTGCTTTATTGTGGGATTGAGCGATCGTCTCAAGGGTGCAGAAGCAATGGTTGATGAAAATCAAGACCATGACACTATTCTCCGGCAACTCTGCCAACAAAAGTCTGGATAA
- a CDS encoding phycobilisome protein: MSSDVNSLLTQAENRYLKPEELQEFKRHTSTLAQRLKIYEFLRDREATIFEPIAEKLQTAFSDAQQPIVEKSLQHWILIMRHCAMAMLLDDTEYLKNNVLDWLRGFVKTRQSQAIETKIYELLQGKLEEMLSPKAMIYLEDYLNLAKETLLNHSD, translated from the coding sequence ATGTCCTCAGATGTTAATAGCTTGTTGACTCAAGCTGAAAATCGCTATCTGAAACCTGAAGAACTTCAGGAATTTAAACGCCATACGTCAACTTTGGCTCAAAGACTCAAGATCTACGAATTTTTGCGCGATCGCGAAGCGACGATTTTTGAACCTATTGCGGAAAAATTACAGACGGCTTTTTCTGATGCACAACAGCCTATTGTAGAAAAATCTCTACAACATTGGATTCTGATTATGCGTCATTGTGCCATGGCTATGTTGCTAGATGATACGGAGTACCTAAAAAATAATGTATTGGACTGGCTGAGAGGTTTTGTGAAGACTCGCCAAAGTCAAGCGATTGAAACCAAAATTTATGAACTTTTACAAGGTAAGCTGGAAGAAATGCTCTCTCCTAAAGCTATGATTTACCTGGAAGATTACCTAAATCTAGCGAAAGAAACATTACTGAATCACTCAGATTAG
- a CDS encoding V4R domain-containing protein: MTSTSPATNEIQTESLLKRYNPKAHNHYRFQDFFSLESSTGSITDWNNSRNILTSEDFIIGLVEGLEEEVGPASSVIMYTIGHQWGLEDAEFFQKWFEEEFGRSIRKSNLMFLLETWWWPFTAQGWGRWEVDMSDRQHGCIFINLFDSAVARSLGDVGKPVCHIYAGLFSGFFSTLVKKPLSCIELQCYSMGETYCKFLLGNPDRIDAAAFWLNEGATARDIQRKLQDGKRR, encoded by the coding sequence ATGACCTCAACTTCCCCGGCTACCAACGAAATTCAGACAGAATCTCTGCTGAAACGCTATAATCCCAAGGCTCATAACCATTATAGATTTCAAGATTTTTTTAGCCTGGAATCGTCCACGGGTTCGATCACGGATTGGAATAACTCCCGCAATATCCTCACCAGCGAAGATTTTATTATTGGTCTGGTAGAAGGATTGGAAGAAGAAGTTGGTCCAGCTTCATCAGTGATTATGTACACGATTGGACATCAGTGGGGACTAGAAGATGCGGAATTTTTCCAAAAATGGTTTGAGGAAGAATTTGGCCGTAGTATCCGCAAGTCTAACCTCATGTTCCTGTTAGAAACCTGGTGGTGGCCCTTTACGGCCCAAGGTTGGGGACGATGGGAGGTAGATATGAGCGATCGCCAACATGGCTGCATTTTTATTAACCTATTCGACTCGGCTGTGGCTCGTAGTCTCGGAGATGTGGGAAAACCTGTCTGTCACATCTACGCTGGGCTATTTTCGGGATTTTTTAGCACGCTGGTTAAAAAACCCCTCAGTTGCATTGAACTGCAATGCTACTCGATGGGGGAAACTTACTGTAAATTTCTACTGGGCAACCCCGATCGCATTGATGCAGCAGCATTCTGGCTTAACGAAGGAGCAACAGCCCGCGACATTCAACGGAAATTACAAGATGGAAAGCGAAGATAA
- a CDS encoding helix-turn-helix domain-containing protein → MGNKAYRFRLYPNPPQKAFFAQCFGDSRLVYNHVLRLTTDVKTKEAI, encoded by the coding sequence ATGGGTAATAAGGCATACCGTTTTCGGCTCTATCCGAATCCACCACAAAAAGCATTTTTCGCCCAATGTTTTGGTGATTCTCGGTTGGTCTATAACCATGTTTTGCGCTTAACTACCGATGTCAAAACCAAGGAGGCAATATGA
- a CDS encoding MlaE family lipid ABC transporter permease subunit has protein sequence MNPTKTRSSLGIWTQRFIASLFLGGQVLLHILQGKIHRRNTLEQMAIVGPESLFIALLTASFVGMVFTIQVAQEFITLGAGHLVGGILALSLSRELTPVLTSVIIAGRVCSAFAAELGTMRVTEQIDALYIMKTDPVDYLVIPRVLACSLMLPLLTIICLITGLAGGLLIATSFYNIPSVLFLDSIRDLMGLWDLISAEIKSVVFGWAIAVIGTSWGLTTTGGAKGVGQSTTTAVVTSLLAIFILDFFLSWLLFKVAFSPV, from the coding sequence TTGAATCCTACTAAAACCCGTTCTAGCCTTGGTATTTGGACTCAACGCTTTATCGCCTCGCTGTTTTTGGGGGGACAGGTTCTGCTGCACATCCTACAGGGGAAAATTCACCGCCGCAATACCCTAGAACAAATGGCGATCGTTGGTCCAGAATCGTTATTTATCGCCCTGCTGACGGCTAGTTTCGTGGGTATGGTGTTCACTATTCAAGTGGCACAGGAATTTATTACCCTGGGCGCAGGTCACTTGGTGGGAGGAATTCTGGCTTTGTCTCTCAGCCGTGAACTTACCCCGGTTCTCACTTCTGTGATTATTGCGGGAAGGGTCTGTTCGGCTTTTGCTGCTGAATTGGGAACTATGCGAGTTACAGAACAAATTGATGCGCTGTATATTATGAAAACTGACCCGGTGGACTATCTGGTGATTCCCCGTGTCCTGGCTTGTTCTCTCATGCTTCCCCTACTGACCATCATTTGTCTGATTACGGGGTTAGCAGGTGGGTTACTCATAGCTACCAGTTTTTACAATATACCATCGGTGCTGTTCCTCGATTCGATTCGAGATTTAATGGGATTGTGGGATTTGATTAGCGCGGAAATTAAGTCGGTGGTCTTTGGGTGGGCGATCGCTGTGATTGGAACCAGTTGGGGTCTGACGACGACGGGAGGCGCTAAAGGAGTCGGACAATCAACTACAACTGCTGTAGTCACGTCCCTGCTGGCTATCTTTATTCTGGATTTCTTTTTGTCCTGGTTACTATTCAAAGTCGCATTTTCCCCGGTCTGA
- a CDS encoding fasciclin domain-containing protein: MADIVDIAVSAGCFTTLVAAVQAAGLVETLKTPGPFTVFAPHDDAFAKLPPGTVQTLVQNPPQLARILTYHVAAGKFLKADLEKLDYLTSVEGAPISLNFTEGFEVKNATVINPDIEADNGVIHVIDTVILMG, from the coding sequence ATGGCGGATATTGTAGATATAGCAGTGAGTGCCGGGTGTTTCACCACCTTGGTGGCAGCGGTACAGGCAGCGGGATTAGTGGAAACCCTGAAAACTCCCGGTCCTTTTACCGTTTTTGCGCCCCATGATGATGCTTTTGCGAAACTCCCCCCCGGAACTGTTCAGACCTTAGTGCAGAACCCACCCCAGTTAGCGCGGATTTTAACATATCATGTGGCTGCTGGCAAGTTCCTGAAGGCAGACCTAGAAAAACTGGATTATTTAACTTCGGTGGAAGGTGCGCCTATTTCTCTGAATTTTACCGAGGGATTTGAGGTTAAAAATGCCACAGTTATCAACCCCGATATTGAAGCAGACAATGGGGTGATTCATGTGATTGATACAGTCATTTTAATGGGGTGA
- a CDS encoding GTPase domain-containing protein has translation MLYKFWLLLIIVFSVGVGGTTVVCKWDDINYALKGKKIAVLGARAVGKTTLLKYLEKGILIERYKQTLDKEEVERTRIKLGDLDIRLRKTDDVSGDQSAYGGWKKLFDESDLILYIVRTDDLLKRDPATEKRCEDDFKQIQGWIKESKRRKQFFIVGNHWSDDPEFKSLGPDQMGNYVDRFMALPVVKTMTQRAGGAATVKVALGSLATERDADFLITRIFKQVEK, from the coding sequence GTGCTCTATAAGTTCTGGCTACTGCTCATCATAGTCTTTTCAGTAGGCGTAGGAGGAACTACGGTCGTCTGCAAGTGGGACGACATTAATTACGCCTTAAAAGGAAAAAAAATTGCAGTTTTAGGTGCAAGAGCAGTTGGTAAAACAACTCTTTTAAAGTATCTAGAGAAGGGGATTTTGATTGAGAGGTATAAACAAACTCTCGACAAAGAAGAAGTAGAAAGAACAAGAATTAAACTGGGGGACTTAGACATTCGTCTAAGAAAAACAGACGACGTTTCAGGAGATCAATCTGCATATGGGGGATGGAAAAAATTGTTTGATGAATCTGATTTAATTCTTTATATTGTCCGAACCGATGATTTGTTGAAGCGTGATCCAGCTACAGAGAAGCGTTGTGAGGATGATTTTAAGCAAATACAAGGGTGGATCAAAGAGTCTAAAAGAAGAAAGCAATTCTTTATCGTTGGAAACCATTGGAGTGATGATCCTGAATTTAAGAGTCTTGGTCCTGATCAAATGGGAAATTATGTTGATCGATTTATGGCATTACCAGTAGTTAAGACGATGACTCAACGTGCTGGTGGGGCGGCTACAGTTAAAGTTGCTCTTGGCAGTTTAGCAACAGAACGTGATGCAGACTTTTTGATTACAAGAATTTTTAAGCAGGTGGAGAAATGA
- a CDS encoding DUF2283 domain-containing protein, producing MAEVKVFYDRTGNTLVVWFGNPQDEVEAEETGDEVILMKDQQGQVIGFEKLNFLPHSDNPIRIAFETVAI from the coding sequence ATGGCAGAAGTAAAAGTATTCTATGACCGCACCGGCAATACACTTGTTGTCTGGTTTGGTAATCCTCAAGATGAGGTGGAAGCCGAAGAAACGGGGGATGAGGTGATTTTAATGAAGGATCAACAGGGGCAAGTGATTGGGTTTGAAAAGCTCAACTTTTTACCGCATTCTGATAATCCCATACGCATTGCCTTTGAAACAGTAGCGATCTAA
- a CDS encoding N-acetylglucosamine kinase: protein MKSCAVAPDGVTVVAGDNVGRVHFLRLEGLRG, encoded by the coding sequence ATGAAGTCCTGTGCCGTTGCACCGGATGGGGTGACGGTGGTGGCGGGGGATAATGTGGGTCGGGTGCATTTTCTGCGGTTGGAGGGGTTGAGGGGTTAA
- a CDS encoding AbrB/MazE/SpoVT family DNA-binding domain-containing protein, with protein MEIAKVSETGQIIIPPEMRKLYSLEVGTEIILTDTGNGILIQPKPPFPLTTLNEVAGCLKYNGSPKTLEDMEAAIRQGIQEQWHDCS; from the coding sequence ATGGAAATTGCCAAAGTCTCCGAAACAGGACAGATTATCATTCCACCAGAAATGCGGAAACTCTATAGCTTGGAGGTGGGGACAGAAATCATCTTGACCGATACAGGAAACGGGATTTTAATTCAGCCCAAACCGCCTTTTCCTCTTACTACTTTAAATGAAGTAGCGGGGTGTTTGAAGTATAACGGTTCACCCAAAACCTTAGAGGATATGGAAGCGGCTATTCGCCAAGGCATTCAGGAGCAATGGCATGATTGCAGTTGA
- a CDS encoding type II toxin-antitoxin system VapC family toxin: MIAVDTNIVVRLLTQDDPVQYQKSLELFQNPEIFISHTVILETEWVLRFAYKFKRNQVCSALRKLVGLPNVYLTNPMLVHQALLWHENGLDFADALHLAQSQDCQQFYTFDEKFIKNARELTNCEVKKPGD, encoded by the coding sequence ATGATTGCAGTTGATACCAATATTGTAGTTCGGCTTCTGACTCAAGATGATCCAGTCCAATATCAAAAAAGTCTAGAACTTTTTCAAAACCCGGAAATCTTCATTTCCCACACCGTTATCCTAGAAACCGAATGGGTGCTGAGATTTGCTTATAAGTTTAAACGGAATCAAGTTTGTTCGGCTTTACGGAAACTTGTGGGATTACCAAATGTTTACTTAACTAATCCGATGTTAGTTCATCAAGCCCTACTGTGGCATGAAAATGGTTTGGATTTTGCCGATGCTTTGCATCTAGCCCAAAGTCAAGATTGCCAGCAATTCTACACCTTTGATGAAAAATTCATTAAAAATGCCAGAGAGCTAACCAATTGTGAGGTCAAAAAACCAGGGGATTAA
- a CDS encoding nucleotide-binding protein, producing MIKYVVNTPKGGVGKTTISTNLALMLAARQKRVWALDLAQGSIMTRILSNSPVFQGGSCKIDTREGQQLPINFPGAKAFDYMVVDTDDYWEYLKDLLEQVNRGWRLIAPVPPDDELALDRVPGDLSILAAAAMSQDKNIPFKIVANKVTTSDQKQRLYEALQKTGIASRLSEYVVPLVEGHPGSFYENSAFAKALDGVLSELG from the coding sequence TTGATCAAGTATGTGGTCAACACTCCAAAAGGCGGTGTTGGAAAGACGACGATATCGACCAATCTAGCGCTCATGCTCGCCGCCAGACAGAAAAGAGTGTGGGCATTGGATCTAGCTCAGGGCAGCATAATGACTAGGATACTGTCAAATAGTCCTGTTTTTCAGGGTGGCTCATGCAAGATTGATACACGTGAAGGTCAGCAGCTTCCGATTAATTTTCCTGGGGCGAAAGCTTTTGATTATATGGTCGTCGATACAGACGACTATTGGGAGTACCTAAAAGATCTGTTAGAACAGGTAAATCGAGGATGGCGGCTGATTGCTCCGGTGCCTCCAGATGATGAGCTTGCACTAGATCGCGTTCCGGGTGATCTGAGCATACTTGCAGCAGCCGCCATGTCACAAGACAAGAATATCCCGTTCAAGATAGTTGCCAATAAGGTCACTACGTCCGATCAGAAACAACGACTTTATGAGGCATTACAGAAAACTGGTATTGCATCGCGCCTATCCGAGTACGTTGTACCGCTTGTAGAGGGGCATCCGGGCTCCTTTTATGAGAACTCTGCTTTTGCAAAAGCACTCGATGGTGTATTGAGCGAATTAGGATAA
- a CDS encoding fasciclin domain-containing protein: MADIVDIAVSAGCFTTLVAAVQAAGLVETLKTPGPFTVFAPHDDAFAKLPPGTVQTLVQNPPQLARILTYHVAAGKFLKADLEKLDYLTSVEGAPISLNFTEGFEVKNATVINPDIEADNGVIHVIDTVILMG, from the coding sequence ATGGCGGATATTGTAGATATAGCAGTGAGTGCCGGGTGTTTCACCACCTTGGTGGCAGCGGTACAGGCAGCGGGATTAGTGGAAACCCTGAAAACTCCCGGTCCTTTTACCGTTTTTGCGCCCCATGATGATGCTTTTGCGAAACTCCCCCCCGGAACTGTTCAGACCTTAGTGCAGAACCCACCCCAGTTAGCGCGGATTTTAACATATCATGTGGCTGCTGGCAAGTTCCTGAAGGCAGACCTAGAAAAACTGGATTATTTAACTTCCGTGGAAGGTGCGCCTATTTCTCTGAATTTTACCGAGGGATTTGAGGTGAAAAATGCGACAGTTATCAACCCCGATATTGAAGCAGACAATGGGGTGATTCATGTGATTGATACAGTCATTTTAATGGGGTGA
- a CDS encoding nucleotide-binding protein, producing MIKYVVNTPKGGVGKTTISTNLALMLAARQKRVWALDLAQGSIMTRILSNSPVFQGGSCKIDTREGQQLPINFPGAKAFDYMVVDTDDYWEYLKDLLEQVNRGWRLIAPVPPDDELALDRVPGDLSILAAAAMSQDKNIPFKIVANKVTTSDQKQRLYEALQKTGIASRLSEYVVPLVEGHPGSFYENSAFAKALDGVLSELG from the coding sequence TTGATCAAGTATGTGGTCAACACTCCAAAAGGCGGTGTTGGAAAGACGACGATATCGACCAATCTAGCGCTCATGCTCGCCGCCAGACAGAAAAGAGTGTGGGCATTGGATCTAGCTCAGGGCAGCATAATGACTAGGATACTGTCAAATAGTCCTGTTTTCCAGGGTGGCTCATGCAAGATTGATACACGTGAAGGTCAGCAGCTTCCGATTAATTTTCCTGGGGCGAAAGCTTTTGATTATATGGTCGTCGATACAGACGACTATTGGGAGTACCTAAAAGATCTGTTAGAACAGGTAAATCGAGGATGGCGGCTGATTGCTCCGGTGCCTCCAGATGATGAGCTTGCACTAGATCGCGTTCCGGGTGATCTGAGCATACTTGCAGCAGCCGCCATGTCACAAGACAAGAATATCCCGTTCAAGATAGTTGCCAATAAGGTCACTACGTCCGATCAGAAACAACGACTTTATGAGGCATTACAGAAAACTGGTATTGCATCGCGCCTATCCGAGTACGTTGTACCGCTTGTAGAGGGGCATCCGGGATCCTTTTATGAGAACTCTGCTTTTGCAAAAGCACTCGATGGTGTATTGAGCGAATTAGGATAA
- a CDS encoding fasciclin domain-containing protein: MADIVDIAVSAGCFTTLVAAVQAAGLVETLKTPGPFTVFAPHDDAFAKLPPGTVQTLVQNPPQLARILTYHVAAGKFLKADLEKLDYLTSVEGAPISLNFTEGFEVKNATVINPDIEADNGVIHVIDTVILMG, from the coding sequence ATGGCGGATATTGTAGATATAGCAGTGAGTGCCGGGTGTTTCACCACCTTGGTGGCAGCGGTACAGGCAGCGGGATTAGTGGAAACCCTGAAAACTCCCGGTCCTTTTACCGTTTTTGCGCCCCATGATGATGCTTTTGCGAAACTCCCCCCCGGAACTGTTCAGACCTTAGTGCAGAACCCACCCCAGTTAGCGCGGATTTTAACATATCATGTGGCTGCTGGCAAGTTCCTGAAGGCAGACCTAGAAAAACTGGATTATTTAACTTCCGTGGAAGGTGCGCCTATTTCTCTGAATTTTACCGAGGGATTTGAGGTGAAAAATGCCACAGTTATCAACCCCGATATTGAAGCAGACAATGGGGTGATTCATGTGATTGATACAGTCATTTTAATGGGGTGA
- a CDS encoding NB-ARC domain-containing protein: protein MDLNRFISLNSPLLGGTALLGLGAIVTGGLSGPVLALGTNVTYGLIANNLGTLIDRLRSQSSDVLRNEDIAKAAGRTVAKALTEKISPNYSDKESLDDFANQIEEYWLQWAEQAKTLNLFETLQEQQLYQIFCQPPEQFTEYQVLPEPEWREVVTWLFQQGCEKGVLGDTPESYQDVITDLAGELATNFNKHLRQVLKDDANNGGKAFVGMLFDLHGATLAQIAEIRDYLPQLATRQDMRRILAAISQLQNPNPPAPATPWHGLGAVDTVPQPPPHFLPRPEDMAALKERLLTPNHQTLVMTGQVQKVGLQGMGGLGKTVLAAALGRDNEVRRQFPDGIIWLTVGTNPDCLALYQRLANTLGETNAYLEGEPQWNAYLSNLLREKRCLLVLDDVWSQREAERFVEVLGPDCRLLLTTRDARLIAGLGANGYELGMLDETQARQLLANWARVHVEMLPPEAEAVRKHCGNLPLALTLAGAQIGMGNNWADLLTALDAADLHYLDPSEGSIYKVLKTSVEQLAASLRQAYLDLGIVAADVQVSEAALVKLWGRRGDMPDYRLRQWLTELAQRGLVFVSGESPSRWMSLHDVPQKYLREQVQNPATLHRDWLRSYGGGQFPWTGAEVAAEVYLYRQGLYHFREAGEIAAFRRLLWDFDWLQGKLEATDSRALLADFEAVTVGESRDSGLKRLEGALRLSAHVLEKDSSQLAGQLLGRLL from the coding sequence ATGGATTTAAATAGGTTTATTAGTTTGAATAGTCCGCTATTGGGGGGAACCGCTTTGTTGGGGTTGGGTGCTATTGTCACCGGAGGATTAAGCGGCCCTGTTTTAGCCCTGGGGACTAATGTTACCTATGGCTTAATTGCTAACAACCTAGGCACATTAATAGACCGATTACGCAGCCAGAGTAGCGATGTTCTGCGGAATGAAGATATCGCCAAAGCCGCAGGACGCACGGTAGCCAAAGCCTTGACCGAAAAAATCAGCCCCAACTATTCCGACAAGGAATCCTTAGACGATTTCGCTAATCAAATCGAGGAATATTGGCTGCAATGGGCCGAACAAGCCAAAACCCTCAACCTGTTTGAAACCCTCCAAGAACAGCAATTATATCAGATTTTCTGCCAACCACCCGAGCAGTTTACCGAGTATCAGGTTCTACCCGAACCGGAATGGCGGGAGGTCGTCACCTGGTTATTCCAACAGGGATGCGAGAAGGGGGTTTTGGGGGATACCCCGGAGAGTTATCAAGATGTCATCACCGACTTGGCGGGGGAATTAGCCACTAACTTCAATAAACACTTGCGCCAAGTCCTGAAAGACGATGCCAACAACGGCGGGAAAGCCTTTGTGGGGATGTTATTTGACCTGCATGGGGCAACCTTGGCACAAATTGCCGAAATTCGGGACTATTTACCCCAACTCGCCACCCGTCAGGATATGCGCCGGATATTAGCCGCCATTTCCCAATTACAAAACCCGAACCCCCCCGCACCCGCCACCCCTTGGCACGGTTTAGGGGCTGTGGATACGGTTCCCCAACCTCCCCCTCATTTTCTCCCCCGTCCTGAAGATATGGCGGCTTTAAAAGAACGACTTTTGACCCCCAACCATCAAACCCTAGTGATGACGGGACAGGTGCAGAAAGTCGGGTTACAGGGGATGGGAGGACTAGGGAAAACGGTGTTAGCGGCAGCCTTAGGGCGGGATAACGAGGTGCGGCGACAGTTTCCCGATGGGATTATCTGGCTGACGGTGGGGACTAACCCGGACTGTCTCGCCCTGTATCAACGCCTTGCCAACACCTTGGGGGAAACCAACGCCTATCTGGAAGGAGAACCCCAGTGGAATGCCTATCTCTCCAATTTGTTGCGGGAGAAACGCTGTTTATTGGTTCTCGATGATGTGTGGTCACAACGGGAAGCGGAGCGATTTGTGGAGGTGTTGGGGCCGGACTGTCGCCTGTTGCTGACGACGCGGGATGCCCGGTTAATTGCGGGGTTGGGGGCTAATGGCTATGAGTTGGGGATGCTGGATGAGACCCAAGCGCGACAATTATTAGCCAATTGGGCGAGAGTTCATGTCGAAATGTTACCCCCAGAAGCGGAGGCGGTGCGGAAACATTGCGGGAATTTGCCCTTAGCCTTGACGTTGGCTGGGGCGCAAATTGGCATGGGCAACAATTGGGCGGATTTGCTGACGGCGTTGGATGCGGCGGATTTGCACTATCTCGACCCTTCCGAGGGCAGTATCTATAAAGTCCTCAAAACCAGTGTGGAGCAGTTAGCGGCATCCTTGCGACAGGCGTATTTAGACTTAGGGATTGTGGCAGCGGATGTGCAAGTGTCGGAGGCGGCGTTAGTCAAGTTGTGGGGACGGCGGGGGGATATGCCGGACTATCGGTTGCGGCAGTGGTTGACGGAGTTGGCGCAACGGGGGTTAGTGTTTGTGTCGGGGGAGTCGCCCTCGCGGTGGATGTCCTTGCATGACGTGCCGCAGAAGTATTTACGGGAACAGGTGCAGAATCCGGCGACGTTGCATCGAGACTGGTTGCGGAGTTATGGCGGCGGCCAGTTTCCCTGGACGGGGGCGGAGGTGGCGGCAGAGGTTTATCTGTATCGGCAGGGGCTTTATCATTTCCGAGAAGCGGGGGAAATAGCAGCGTTTCGGCGGTTGTTATGGGATTTTGATTGGTTACAAGGGAAGTTAGAGGCAACGGATAGTCGGGCGTTGTTGGCAGATTTTGAGGCGGTGACGGTTGGGGAGAGTCGGGACAGTGGGCTGAAGCGGCTGGAAGGGGCGTTGCGGTTATCGGCTCATGTGTTGGAGAAGGATAGCAGTCAGTTGGCGGGGCAGTTATTGGGGCGGTTGTTGTGA
- a CDS encoding HindIII family type II restriction endonuclease translates to MTQVISEDAIKRREQWIQKIKNLSGRFGVNVESVENELKREIKQFGSDVLIDHLRLCGNIPEEYKHDSSEEKLYSKYTDSLLSFTYNEMGLTSIVLTEKSNSADVEAVAKNYSFVADAKVFRLSRTAKNQKDFKIQALDNWKRGKPYAMVVAPIYQLPTRKSQIYEQASSRNVCIVTYSHLSLFVNYARREGKSKAEELLNQIFTTIPALNPSTSAVDYWLAVNKTILSFSSIIDELWKLEKEAATESTRIAKNEGIRFLASEREKIMRMNREEAVMELIKVSKIDSKINKIQSIGDSNLFAIK, encoded by the coding sequence ATGACTCAAGTAATTTCAGAAGATGCTATAAAAAGGCGAGAACAGTGGATTCAAAAAATCAAAAATCTGAGCGGAAGATTTGGGGTCAATGTGGAAAGCGTAGAAAACGAATTGAAAAGAGAAATAAAACAATTTGGCTCAGATGTATTGATTGATCATTTGCGACTTTGTGGCAATATTCCCGAAGAATATAAGCATGACTCCAGTGAAGAGAAATTATACTCAAAGTACACGGACAGCCTTTTATCTTTTACATATAACGAAATGGGGCTGACCAGTATTGTTTTAACGGAAAAGTCCAATTCAGCAGACGTTGAAGCAGTTGCGAAAAACTATAGCTTCGTTGCGGACGCTAAAGTCTTTAGACTCAGTAGAACAGCTAAAAATCAAAAGGACTTCAAAATTCAAGCACTGGATAATTGGAAAAGAGGTAAACCCTATGCAATGGTAGTTGCCCCAATTTATCAATTGCCAACTCGAAAAAGTCAAATTTATGAGCAAGCATCAAGTAGAAATGTTTGTATTGTAACTTATTCACATTTGTCCCTATTTGTTAACTATGCAAGAAGAGAAGGTAAATCTAAAGCCGAGGAGTTACTCAACCAAATTTTTACTACAATTCCTGCATTAAATCCTTCTACAAGTGCGGTTGATTATTGGTTGGCTGTAAACAAGACAATTTTGAGTTTTTCAAGTATCATTGATGAGCTTTGGAAATTGGAGAAAGAAGCAGCTACTGAATCGACAAGGATTGCCAAAAATGAAGGAATCAGATTTTTGGCTTCTGAGCGGGAAAAAATCATGAGAATGAACCGTGAAGAAGCTGTGATGGAACTGATTAAAGTTAGCAAAATAGATAGTAAAATTAACAAAATTCAGTCTATTGGTGATAGTAATTTATTTGCAATCAAATAA